A genomic region of Gloeocapsopsis dulcis contains the following coding sequences:
- a CDS encoding nuclear transport factor 2 family protein — translation MSDKNKAILEEANAAIAQGNYEGFLSFCTDDTEWQFVGDKTLNGKEAVRQWMVTEYVQPPLNIVANLIAEGDFVTALGDLTIKDEDGKAAHYSYCDIWRFRGDKMVELRAFVIPAEVKAETSNAA, via the coding sequence ATGTCAGACAAAAATAAAGCCATCTTAGAAGAGGCAAACGCGGCGATCGCCCAAGGCAACTATGAAGGATTCTTGTCGTTCTGCACCGACGACACGGAATGGCAGTTTGTAGGCGACAAAACCTTGAACGGAAAAGAAGCCGTTCGTCAATGGATGGTAACGGAGTATGTGCAACCGCCTTTGAATATTGTTGCGAACTTGATTGCTGAGGGGGATTTCGTCACGGCACTCGGCGACCTCACAATCAAGGACGAAGACGGGAAGGCGGCTCATTACTCGTACTGCGACATCTGGCGCTTTCGTGGCGACAAGATGGTCGAATTAAGAGCTTTCGTAATCCCAGCCGAAGTCAAGGCTGAAACCAGCAATGCAGCGTAA
- a CDS encoding alpha/beta fold hydrolase produces the protein MSTFVLVHGSWHDGFAWNAVIQHLEAKGHQAFAPTIAGHGKGVNKNVNHAQCVQSIIDYIVDKHLTDIVLLGHSFGGSVIAKVAEAISDRIRRLIFFNAFVLNDGESLRDNIPPDSQALFDKLARESDDNTITMPFEIWREVLLNDADLDLAKSSYAQLSPEPYQPFIDKLDLKQFYSLPIPKSYLYCTEDNVLPQGEGGWHPRMSSRLRLFRLVQMPGSHEVMFSNPIGLVEKIIVAGRD, from the coding sequence ATGTCAACTTTTGTCTTAGTTCACGGCTCATGGCATGATGGTTTTGCTTGGAACGCAGTCATCCAACATCTAGAAGCGAAAGGTCATCAGGCTTTTGCTCCCACCATTGCCGGACATGGAAAAGGCGTAAATAAAAACGTCAACCATGCTCAATGTGTGCAATCGATCATTGATTACATTGTCGATAAACACCTAACCGATATTGTCCTACTTGGACATAGTTTCGGCGGCAGCGTTATTGCGAAAGTTGCTGAAGCAATTAGCGATCGCATTCGACGACTCATTTTCTTTAATGCCTTTGTCCTGAATGATGGCGAGAGCCTCAGAGATAACATCCCACCCGACTCTCAAGCGTTATTCGACAAGCTAGCGAGAGAATCGGACGATAATACGATAACGATGCCTTTTGAGATTTGGCGAGAAGTGCTTCTCAACGATGCTGACCTCGACCTGGCGAAATCGAGCTACGCGCAATTATCGCCTGAACCGTATCAACCGTTTATTGACAAATTAGACCTGAAGCAGTTTTACTCGCTGCCCATTCCCAAGAGTTACCTCTACTGTACAGAAGACAATGTCTTACCTCAAGGGGAGGGGGGTTGGCATCCCAGAATGTCTAGCCGCTTGAGGCTATTTCGGCTCGTGCAAATGCCGGGTAGTCATGAGGTGATGTTTTCTAATCCTATCGGTCTAGTAGAAAAGATTATTGTCGCAGGACGCGACTAG
- a CDS encoding RidA family protein — protein sequence MRKQLINPLQRYDGRPHGLSHAVVDTASGTVYVSGQVDWDMNYQVSSHTVEGQLKNALTNLTIVLDAAGSSVENLLHLRIYVRGELGEHMEAITPILAQLLENSRPAITGIGVASLASPETLVEIEATASL from the coding sequence ATGAGAAAGCAACTGATCAATCCGCTACAACGTTATGATGGCAGACCGCACGGACTGTCCCACGCTGTTGTCGATACCGCATCGGGTACTGTTTACGTTTCTGGTCAAGTGGATTGGGATATGAACTATCAAGTTTCATCCCATACCGTCGAGGGGCAGCTCAAAAATGCGCTGACTAACCTAACCATCGTCCTGGATGCAGCGGGAAGCTCCGTAGAGAATTTGCTTCACCTTCGCATCTATGTCCGGGGCGAACTTGGAGAACATATGGAGGCGATCACACCGATTCTCGCACAATTGCTGGAAAATTCTCGCCCCGCTATAACTGGTATCGGTGTTGCCTCACTTGCTTCTCCAGAAACATTGGTTGAAATTGAGGCAACCGCATCACTCTAA
- a CDS encoding SDR family NAD(P)-dependent oxidoreductase, with product MTQKYGPKTTADEVLSGIDLKGKRFLITGVSSGIGLETTRSLVSHGASVVGAVRNLAKAEPATASVCDAAPQGGGSLELINLNLASLQSVRACADKLLADGQPFDSIIANAGVMATPFGRTIDGFEVQFGTNHLGHFALINQIEPLLADNGRLVVLSSLAHRGADIDLDDLNFEQQAYDPWVAYSRSKTANSLFAVEFDRRHRDRGIRAASVMPGNSLTELPRHFSPEDLQGLLKTVDAARTEAGLPPKELKEIPQAAATSVWAAVVADKDEIGGRYLEDCAIAPINDTPNPFADGVRSYALDANKAKQLWAKSEKLIRAAS from the coding sequence ATGACCCAAAAATATGGCCCCAAGACAACGGCCGACGAAGTGCTTTCCGGCATTGATCTCAAGGGAAAGCGATTTCTCATTACGGGTGTATCGTCGGGCATTGGGCTTGAAACCACCCGCTCACTGGTCTCTCACGGCGCTAGCGTCGTTGGCGCAGTCAGGAACCTCGCTAAAGCTGAGCCAGCCACTGCATCGGTTTGTGATGCCGCGCCGCAAGGAGGTGGCAGCCTGGAGTTGATCAATCTCAATCTGGCATCCTTGCAAAGCGTTCGTGCTTGTGCGGATAAACTGTTGGCTGACGGACAGCCGTTCGATTCCATCATCGCTAACGCTGGCGTTATGGCAACTCCGTTCGGTCGGACGATCGACGGCTTTGAAGTCCAGTTCGGGACGAACCATCTTGGCCATTTTGCCCTGATCAATCAGATCGAGCCGCTGCTCGCCGATAATGGACGGCTGGTGGTCCTGTCGTCGCTCGCGCATCGCGGTGCCGATATCGACTTGGACGATTTGAATTTCGAGCAGCAGGCGTACGATCCATGGGTCGCTTATAGCCGGTCGAAAACCGCCAATTCACTGTTCGCTGTGGAGTTTGACAGGCGGCATCGCGATCGCGGCATTCGGGCTGCTTCGGTGATGCCCGGAAACAGTCTGACGGAACTACCCCGCCATTTCTCGCCGGAGGACTTGCAGGGGCTTTTGAAGACTGTTGACGCAGCGCGCACCGAAGCGGGTCTGCCGCCGAAAGAGTTGAAAGAAATTCCGCAGGCAGCCGCGACGTCGGTCTGGGCAGCAGTCGTGGCTGACAAAGACGAGATCGGTGGACGTTATCTCGAAGATTGCGCGATCGCACCGATCAATGACACGCCCAACCCGTTTGCCGACGGCGTTAGGTCGTATGCGCTCGACGCTAATAAGGCTAAGCAGCTTTGGGCGAAAAGCGAGAAATTGATAAGGGCTGCGTCTTGA
- a CDS encoding pirin family protein — protein sequence MTVPTQTSRTVAGVINSVETLEGAGFLVRRPFPKSSFSEFDPFLLLDELGPINLKPGQAKGAPDHPHRGFEIVSYVLDGRLEHKDSAGHAGLLNPGDVQWMTAGAGVVHSEMPESMFTKTGGRLHGIQLWINLPQRDKMMPPRYQEIPAAHIPVAQTEDRSVTVRVIAGEALGAKAVIQTRTPITYLHFTLQPGATMIQPVPEEYNAFVYVLEGSGLFGTEPAPGDDGQMVLFSQDGEDVAISNPADAQRPLDLLLIAGVPLNEPVVRYGPFVMNTEAEITQAIDDYQAGKMGQIYA from the coding sequence ATGACTGTCCCCACTCAAACATCTCGAACCGTTGCTGGAGTAATCAACAGCGTTGAAACACTCGAAGGGGCCGGATTTCTTGTACGTCGGCCCTTTCCCAAAAGTAGCTTCTCTGAATTTGACCCGTTTCTCCTCCTCGACGAGTTAGGTCCGATTAATCTAAAGCCGGGTCAGGCAAAAGGTGCACCCGATCATCCGCACCGGGGCTTTGAAATCGTCAGCTATGTCTTGGATGGACGGTTAGAACACAAAGATTCTGCGGGACACGCCGGGCTACTAAATCCGGGTGATGTCCAGTGGATGACAGCAGGTGCCGGGGTCGTGCATTCCGAGATGCCGGAGTCAATGTTTACCAAAACTGGTGGACGGCTCCACGGCATTCAACTATGGATCAATCTGCCACAACGAGACAAAATGATGCCGCCCCGCTATCAGGAAATTCCAGCGGCTCACATTCCGGTAGCTCAAACCGAAGATAGGTCTGTGACGGTGCGGGTGATTGCGGGAGAAGCGTTAGGGGCAAAAGCCGTAATTCAGACGCGCACGCCGATAACTTACCTCCACTTCACACTGCAACCAGGGGCAACGATGATCCAGCCTGTACCAGAAGAGTACAACGCCTTTGTCTATGTACTGGAGGGGTCTGGGTTGTTTGGGACAGAGCCAGCGCCTGGTGATGATGGGCAGATGGTGCTCTTTTCTCAAGATGGAGAAGATGTGGCAATTTCCAACCCTGCTGATGCTCAGCGTCCTCTAGATCTTCTGCTGATTGCAGGTGTACCCCTTAACGAACCAGTCGTGCGCTACGGGCCGTTTGTCATGAACACTGAAGCTGAAATTACCCAGGCGATCGACGACTACCAAGCAGGAAAGATGGGACAAATTTATGCTTAA
- a CDS encoding zinc-binding dehydrogenase, whose product MRRLVSSPDAVGNLTFQDTEVPTPKANECLIRVKAFSMNRGELKRSQNDPLGTPIGWDVVGVVEQTAQDGSGPPIGTKIVALSIRSEGWAEYVAISTRFLAIIPQSISHTDAATLPVAGLTALYAVEKGSRLLGSRVLITGATGGVGLFAMQLARMMGASVVAQIRQPAQEAFVRDYGADEVVVTETGQEAEQFAPYRLIVDGVGGELVGKLTAFLAQGGTCVCYGSSSGNEMKLSLADFYFENGGQRTLYGFTLYTEVELESASSGLARLLRLVEQGRLKTHIDRAVSWREADVTSADLIGRRFSGKAVLHVD is encoded by the coding sequence ATGCGTAGACTCGTGAGTTCACCAGATGCCGTTGGCAACCTCACCTTTCAAGACACTGAAGTTCCTACTCCGAAGGCTAACGAGTGCTTGATTCGCGTCAAGGCATTTTCGATGAATCGGGGCGAACTTAAGCGATCACAAAATGATCCACTGGGCACTCCAATTGGCTGGGATGTCGTTGGCGTTGTTGAACAAACGGCACAGGACGGTAGTGGTCCACCCATAGGGACAAAAATTGTCGCCCTCTCCATCCGCTCGGAGGGCTGGGCAGAATATGTAGCAATTTCGACTCGCTTTCTGGCTATTATTCCCCAGAGCATATCACATACCGATGCCGCTACACTGCCCGTCGCAGGGTTAACAGCACTGTATGCAGTGGAAAAGGGATCTCGTTTACTAGGAAGTCGGGTGCTGATCACAGGGGCAACAGGGGGAGTGGGACTCTTCGCCATGCAGCTTGCTCGGATGATGGGAGCCAGCGTCGTTGCCCAAATTCGTCAGCCAGCGCAAGAAGCATTTGTGCGAGATTACGGCGCGGATGAAGTGGTGGTGACCGAGACTGGGCAAGAAGCCGAGCAGTTCGCGCCTTATCGACTGATTGTCGATGGAGTAGGAGGTGAATTGGTCGGGAAGCTAACTGCGTTTTTGGCTCAAGGAGGCACCTGCGTTTGTTATGGCAGTAGCAGCGGCAACGAGATGAAGCTGTCCCTGGCAGATTTCTATTTCGAGAATGGAGGACAGCGCACGCTTTACGGGTTCACGCTGTACACCGAAGTAGAGCTGGAAAGTGCTAGTTCTGGGCTGGCTCGTCTGCTGAGGTTGGTTGAGCAGGGGCGGCTCAAAACGCATATTGATCGAGCAGTTTCGTGGCGTGAAGCAGACGTAACGTCGGCTGATTTGATCGGGCGCAGATTTTCAGGTAAGGCTGTGCTGCATGTGGACTAA
- a CDS encoding DUF5996 family protein, with the protein MAVSNQNTSIDIVWPSLPLAAWQDTCATLHLWTQIIGKIRLALAPKLNHWWQSTLYVTPRGLTTASIPCGTRNFQISFDFLDHQLQIDTSDGITKRIALAPRSVADFYQMVLTTLSDIGIEVQIWTMPQEVSEPIPFDQDYQHAAYDPEYAQRFWQILVQVDRIMTVFRSQFVGKSSPVHFFWGSFDMAVTRFSGRRAPEHPGGVPNMADWVTREAYSHEVSSCGFWPGGGSIVEPVFYAYAYPTPEGFRDYPIQPREAFYSSEMQEFILPYEAVRQADDPDAMLLAFLQSTYEAAANLGHWDRVALEHTQS; encoded by the coding sequence ATGGCTGTTTCTAATCAAAATACTTCCATTGACATCGTTTGGCCCAGTTTGCCCTTAGCAGCTTGGCAGGATACCTGTGCAACTCTCCATCTATGGACGCAAATCATCGGTAAAATCCGGTTGGCACTGGCACCTAAACTCAATCACTGGTGGCAATCTACTCTTTATGTCACACCGCGTGGACTAACAACCGCTTCAATCCCTTGCGGAACTCGTAACTTTCAAATTAGCTTTGATTTTCTCGACCATCAACTACAAATCGACACTAGCGACGGCATTACTAAAAGAATTGCACTGGCTCCTCGCTCTGTGGCAGATTTTTACCAAATGGTGCTAACTACATTGAGCGACATCGGCATTGAAGTCCAAATCTGGACAATGCCGCAAGAAGTGTCAGAACCAATCCCGTTCGATCAGGACTATCAACACGCAGCTTACGATCCGGAATATGCACAACGGTTCTGGCAAATTCTTGTGCAAGTCGATCGCATCATGACCGTCTTCCGTTCACAGTTTGTTGGCAAATCCAGCCCTGTGCATTTCTTTTGGGGCAGCTTTGACATGGCTGTGACCCGTTTCTCTGGTCGTCGTGCGCCAGAACATCCCGGTGGGGTTCCGAATATGGCAGATTGGGTCACGCGCGAAGCCTATTCACACGAAGTTAGTAGTTGCGGCTTTTGGCCAGGGGGTGGGTCAATTGTGGAGCCTGTTTTTTACGCTTACGCTTACCCTACGCCGGAAGGTTTCCGTGATTACCCGATCCAACCCAGAGAAGCTTTTTACAGCTCAGAGATGCAAGAGTTTATTCTACCCTATGAAGCTGTGAGACAAGCTGACGATCCAGATGCAATGCTCCTTGCTTTTCTCCAAAGCACCTATGAAGCAGCAGCCAACTTAGGACATTGGGATCGAGTTGCGCTGGAGCATACTCAAAGTTGA
- a CDS encoding SDR family oxidoreductase: protein MILQDKVALVTGDSSGIGRATAIAFGAAGAKVVFSDIRGVEGEETADLIRETGAECLFVKSDVSSEADVRELVQKAIATYGRLDCAFNNAGINLAVKPLHEQSIEDFDKIMSINARGVFLCMKYEIQQMLTQGAGAIVNNSSTNGLVALPGISPYVASKHAVMGLTRTAALDYAKQGIRINAVNPGPIATDLMARSADQIGITFDDLGSMVPIGRIGQATEIAQAVVFLCSDAASYITGQPLAIDGGYTTS from the coding sequence ATGATACTGCAAGATAAAGTGGCGTTAGTTACAGGAGACTCATCGGGAATTGGCAGAGCAACCGCGATCGCATTCGGTGCTGCTGGAGCCAAAGTGGTCTTCTCGGACATACGCGGTGTAGAAGGTGAAGAAACTGCTGATTTGATTCGCGAGACTGGGGCGGAATGCTTGTTCGTGAAATCAGATGTATCGAGTGAGGCGGATGTCCGGGAATTGGTGCAGAAAGCGATCGCGACCTACGGCAGACTCGATTGTGCCTTTAACAATGCTGGCATTAATCTTGCTGTTAAACCACTGCACGAACAATCGATCGAAGATTTTGACAAGATCATGTCGATCAATGCGCGAGGAGTATTTCTGTGCATGAAATATGAAATTCAACAGATGCTCACCCAGGGCGCAGGCGCGATCGTAAACAATTCGTCCACCAATGGTCTTGTTGCGCTGCCGGGAATCTCTCCCTACGTTGCCAGCAAACACGCGGTGATGGGGCTGACACGCACTGCCGCACTTGACTATGCCAAACAGGGCATTCGGATTAATGCTGTTAATCCCGGTCCCATTGCGACTGATCTAATGGCTCGTAGCGCTGACCAGATAGGCATAACGTTCGATGATCTTGGGTCTATGGTTCCGATCGGTCGGATCGGTCAGGCAACGGAAATTGCTCAAGCGGTTGTGTTTCTTTGCTCTGATGCTGCCAGCTATATCACGGGACAACCCTTAGCGATCGATGGTGGATATACAACGAGTTGA
- a CDS encoding zinc-dependent alcohol dehydrogenase family protein, with amino-acid sequence MESMKAAVLTAFGDAEKFEFQTVPTPTLKANQVLVRVCATSINPIDYQTRRGDYKELVRLPAILGVDVSGVIEAIGEAVIDFKVGDNVYYSPQVFGEFGSYAQYHVADAAIVALKPVNLSHIEAASFPLAGGTAWDCLVTRGNLQVGETVLIHAGSGGVGSIAVQLAKATGAYVFATCSSRNRDFVTELGADRVIDYKNEDYVEVIRQETNGLGVDLVLDTIGGETIQRSLEIIRPFGRLISIVDIAIPQSLLEAWSKNLTIHFVFSPQYRAKLEALTKLIERHQLRPVIDSVLSWDQVVLAHQRLEQGGTRGKIVLKFTEN; translated from the coding sequence AAGTTTGAATTTCAAACTGTTCCCACACCAACGCTGAAGGCGAATCAGGTATTAGTCAGAGTTTGTGCAACCTCGATTAACCCGATCGATTACCAAACTCGTCGTGGTGATTACAAGGAACTGGTTCGATTACCCGCCATCCTTGGAGTCGATGTTTCAGGGGTGATTGAGGCAATTGGCGAAGCTGTGATTGATTTCAAGGTGGGAGACAACGTGTATTACTCGCCGCAAGTTTTTGGAGAATTTGGTAGCTACGCTCAGTATCATGTGGCTGATGCAGCGATTGTTGCATTGAAGCCTGTAAATCTATCGCACATTGAGGCAGCCTCTTTTCCGCTTGCAGGCGGAACTGCTTGGGATTGTCTAGTGACTAGAGGCAATCTACAAGTTGGTGAAACAGTTCTCATCCATGCGGGTTCGGGTGGAGTTGGTTCGATCGCAGTTCAACTCGCCAAAGCGACAGGGGCATACGTTTTTGCAACGTGTAGTTCTAGAAACCGAGATTTCGTGACAGAACTGGGCGCAGACCGAGTGATTGATTACAAAAATGAAGATTACGTAGAAGTCATTCGTCAAGAAACAAATGGACTAGGTGTGGATTTAGTTCTAGATACGATCGGCGGAGAAACAATTCAGCGTAGTCTAGAAATCATTCGTCCCTTCGGTAGGCTTATAAGCATTGTAGACATTGCAATACCGCAATCGCTTCTTGAAGCATGGAGCAAGAATCTAACGATTCATTTTGTTTTTTCACCCCAGTACCGAGCAAAATTAGAGGCTTTGACAAAACTAATCGAGCGTCATCAGCTTCGCCCAGTGATTGATTCAGTATTGTCTTGGGATCAGGTCGTTCTGGCACATCAGCGTCTAGAGCAGGGAGGAACACGGGGTAAAATTGTGCTGAAATTTACAGAAAATTAG
- a CDS encoding CPBP family intramembrane glutamic endopeptidase, with product MKNATYVEAARRGSHRWWRYLLGLVIILFAWLVVGTVASLLVAITIGGQEGFAAFRQADYSALGSVGSFLVIMAGFPCFLGGTLLTVSLIHRRPPLTLITAQEKISWYRVGQGFVAWFVPFCLIGGLGQYLFYPDTFSFNSDLAALALFVPIALIFTAIQTTTEELFFRGYIVQGASLIWSNRVFLAIVPAVIFTLPHLLNPEAIAGGWLTVFVTYFLLPGLLWTVVSLIDGTTELAIGVHFANNIGSILLFNITGSAVTTPALFTISEYHATYGALSVLVAIPVFLAIAYKVFKHDEASEPVFQGHQKGRR from the coding sequence ATGAAAAACGCAACTTATGTGGAGGCTGCTCGGCGAGGTAGTCACCGCTGGTGGCGGTATCTTCTGGGGCTGGTAATCATCCTCTTTGCGTGGCTGGTTGTCGGCACCGTTGCCAGCTTACTCGTGGCGATCACCATCGGCGGACAGGAGGGGTTTGCAGCGTTCAGGCAAGCGGATTACTCCGCGCTCGGTTCTGTGGGCAGCTTCCTGGTGATCATGGCGGGTTTCCCGTGCTTCCTCGGGGGAACCCTGCTCACCGTCTCCCTCATCCACCGCCGCCCTCCCCTGACGCTGATCACAGCGCAGGAGAAGATAAGCTGGTATCGCGTCGGGCAGGGGTTCGTGGCGTGGTTCGTGCCATTCTGCCTAATCGGTGGGCTGGGACAGTACCTCTTCTACCCCGACACCTTTTCCTTTAACTCCGACCTGGCAGCGTTGGCGCTCTTCGTACCGATCGCACTGATCTTCACTGCCATCCAAACCACCACTGAGGAGCTTTTCTTCCGTGGATACATCGTGCAGGGTGCGAGCCTCATCTGGAGTAACCGTGTCTTTCTGGCGATCGTGCCAGCCGTGATCTTCACCCTGCCGCACCTCCTCAACCCGGAGGCGATCGCAGGCGGCTGGCTCACGGTCTTTGTCACCTACTTCCTCCTTCCGGGTCTGTTGTGGACTGTGGTCTCGTTGATTGACGGAACCACTGAACTCGCCATCGGCGTACACTTCGCGAACAACATCGGCAGCATACTCCTGTTCAACATCACTGGAAGTGCTGTGACCACACCGGCTCTGTTCACAATCAGCGAGTATCACGCCACCTACGGGGCGCTATCAGTGCTGGTTGCAATACCCGTGTTCCTGGCGATCGCCTACAAGGTGTTCAAACACGACGAGGCATCCGAACCCGTTTTCCAGGGCCATCAGAAGGGTCGTCGGTGA
- a CDS encoding alpha/beta fold hydrolase yields MSYVTVGQENSATIDLYYEDLGTGQPIVLIHGFPLNGHSWEKQVLVLLNAGYRVITYDRRGFGASSQPSFGYDYDTFAADLNALMTQLDLHDAVLAGFSMGTGEVTRYLGKYGSERVQKAVLMAPVPPFLLKTDNNPEGVDQSVFDGIMKAIVEDRPAYFSAFFKEFFNVDVLLGDRISNDAIQASWNVAAGASAKGTLDCVPSWLTDFRDDLPRIDVPTLIIHGDSDRILPLESTAARLPKLIKNSQLVVIPGGPHAINWTHADQINPLLLDFLQQE; encoded by the coding sequence ATGTCTTACGTTACTGTCGGTCAAGAAAATTCTGCGACCATTGATCTCTACTACGAAGATCTGGGGACAGGTCAACCGATTGTTCTGATTCATGGATTTCCCCTCAACGGTCATTCCTGGGAAAAGCAGGTCTTAGTGCTGCTAAATGCGGGGTATCGAGTGATTACCTACGATCGCCGAGGATTTGGTGCTTCTAGCCAACCCTCATTTGGCTATGACTACGATACCTTTGCAGCAGATTTGAACGCGCTGATGACCCAGCTTGACTTGCATGACGCTGTGTTAGCCGGCTTCTCAATGGGAACAGGCGAAGTCACGCGATACCTTGGCAAATACGGCTCAGAGCGGGTGCAGAAAGCCGTGCTGATGGCTCCCGTTCCACCGTTTCTGTTAAAGACAGACAACAATCCAGAGGGTGTTGACCAAAGTGTCTTCGATGGCATTATGAAAGCGATTGTTGAAGATCGTCCAGCTTACTTCTCTGCCTTTTTCAAAGAGTTCTTCAATGTTGATGTATTGCTTGGCGATCGCATCAGCAACGATGCCATTCAAGCCAGTTGGAATGTGGCAGCAGGGGCTTCTGCGAAAGGAACTTTGGACTGTGTACCATCCTGGCTCACCGATTTCCGTGATGATCTGCCCCGCATTGATGTGCCGACTCTGATTATTCATGGAGATAGCGATCGCATTCTGCCACTGGAGTCCACCGCAGCAAGACTTCCAAAGCTGATTAAAAATAGTCAACTGGTTGTCATTCCCGGCGGGCCGCACGCCATCAACTGGACTCATGCTGATCAGATCAATCCCCTGTTGCTGGACTTTCTTCAGCAGGAATAA
- a CDS encoding alpha/beta fold hydrolase: protein MKIRYGFRQVGDVEVFYREAGSSDAPVILLLHGFPTASHMFRDLIPLLADHFRLIAPDLPGFGQTKAPSRGTFDYTFDRLTDVIEGFTDALSLDRYVLYVFDYGAPVGLRLAMRHPERISAIVSQNGNAYLEGFSDEWGSWESYWREPSAANREACRSSLTPETIRNWQYGTGADPNLLSPDGYELDIAYMARPGAEEIQLDLILDYCSNVTLYPDFQSYFRKHRPPLLAVWGCHDPAFLPTGAAAYQRDLPDAKIHLLDAGHFALETHAEEVAALIRTFLDSAIGSTTVKI, encoded by the coding sequence ATGAAAATACGCTACGGGTTTCGACAGGTCGGCGATGTCGAAGTGTTCTACCGCGAGGCGGGGTCAAGCGATGCGCCAGTAATACTGCTGTTGCACGGCTTTCCAACCGCTAGCCATATGTTCCGTGACCTGATCCCTCTCCTTGCCGATCACTTTCGGCTCATCGCGCCCGACCTGCCTGGTTTTGGGCAGACCAAGGCACCGTCACGCGGAACGTTCGACTACACGTTCGACCGCCTTACCGACGTGATCGAGGGCTTCACCGATGCTTTATCGCTCGATCGATATGTGCTCTACGTCTTCGACTACGGTGCGCCGGTGGGACTGCGTCTGGCGATGCGCCATCCTGAACGGATATCCGCAATTGTCTCGCAGAACGGCAATGCCTACCTTGAAGGTTTCAGTGACGAATGGGGTTCGTGGGAGTCCTATTGGCGCGAGCCGAGCGCAGCGAACCGGGAAGCCTGCCGATCCTCGCTCACGCCAGAGACAATCCGGAATTGGCAGTACGGTACCGGAGCCGATCCAAACCTTTTGTCGCCCGACGGCTACGAACTTGACATCGCCTACATGGCACGGCCGGGCGCAGAGGAGATCCAGCTCGATCTGATCCTCGACTACTGCAGCAACGTCACGCTCTATCCGGACTTCCAGTCCTACTTTCGCAAGCACCGTCCACCGCTTCTCGCCGTCTGGGGATGTCATGATCCGGCGTTTCTGCCCACTGGTGCCGCCGCTTATCAGCGAGATCTCCCGGATGCAAAGATTCATCTGCTCGATGCCGGACATTTCGCGCTGGAGACGCATGCGGAGGAGGTGGCAGCTTTGATCCGCACGTTCCTCGACAGCGCGATCGGTTCCACCACTGTGAAAATCTAA
- a CDS encoding cupin domain-containing protein codes for MLIQKLNDCEEIIAGDGTVLRELLHPDKQNINLRYSLAYAILPVGKTSIPHSLKTSEVYYIISGVGEMSINSEVRRVEPGDAVYIPPNAIQFLHNYGDEPIVFVCLVDPAWRKEDETIYAPV; via the coding sequence ATGCTGATCCAAAAACTAAACGACTGTGAAGAAATTATCGCTGGAGATGGAACTGTTCTGCGCGAACTGCTTCATCCTGACAAACAAAACATCAACTTGCGTTACAGCTTGGCGTATGCGATCTTGCCTGTTGGCAAAACTTCGATTCCCCATTCCCTCAAGACTTCTGAGGTTTATTACATCATTAGCGGTGTTGGAGAAATGTCGATCAACAGTGAAGTTCGTCGTGTTGAACCAGGCGATGCGGTTTACATTCCTCCAAATGCAATCCAGTTCCTTCACAACTACGGCGACGAACCCATTGTTTTCGTTTGTTTAGTTGATCCGGCTTGGCGCAAAGAAGACGAAACGATTTATGCGCCAGTCTGA
- a CDS encoding SgcJ/EcaC family oxidoreductase — MNSQTAQTTTAADESAIRTFHHQRIDAWNRGSGEDFAAPFSETADFIAFEGTHLKGRKAIAAFNQQAFDTVVKGTRLEGEVNFVHFLNPQLALMNGVVRVMLPGQPETSPSRDSMQLFVVMKRDEDWWIEGLLNARKLTLEWQFFLDEFDSLSEEAQRQVTDLVTGLKQALLQSRE; from the coding sequence ATGAATTCACAAACAGCTCAAACTACTACTGCTGCTGACGAGTCCGCAATCCGTACTTTCCATCACCAGAGGATTGATGCTTGGAATCGAGGCAGCGGTGAAGACTTCGCTGCTCCGTTTAGCGAAACTGCCGATTTCATCGCGTTCGAGGGAACGCATCTCAAGGGTCGAAAAGCGATCGCTGCATTTAATCAGCAAGCTTTTGACACGGTTGTCAAAGGAACACGCCTGGAGGGTGAGGTGAATTTCGTCCACTTCCTGAATCCTCAACTTGCTCTCATGAACGGAGTTGTCAGGGTAATGCTGCCCGGACAACCCGAAACTTCACCGTCACGAGATTCGATGCAGCTATTCGTCGTGATGAAACGTGATGAAGATTGGTGGATTGAAGGGCTACTCAATGCCCGGAAGTTGACGCTAGAATGGCAATTCTTCTTGGACGAGTTTGACTCGCTGAGTGAAGAGGCTCAACGTCAAGTAACCGATCTCGTTACAGGTCTCAAGCAGGCTTTGCTTCAATCGCGGGAGTAA